The genomic region TACTGGGCGGCCCGCGTCAAGCCGGGAAGAATCATGTTCGAGATCGATGGCGTGCCGGAGGATGTGGCACGCGAAGCTCTGCGCCTTGGCGCAATGAAGCTTCCGATCAAGACCCGCTTCATTCAGCGCATTGCTGACTGAGCGGCTCAGTTAGACAGAAGGAAGTAAAGCCATGAAGGCCAGCGACGTTCGTGTGATGACGGAGGACCAGCTCAAGGATGAGCTCCTCAAGCTGAAGAAAGAGCAGTTCAACCTGCGCTTCCAGCAGGCGACCGGCCAGCTGGACAACACCGTTCGCCAGCGCCAGGTGCGCCGCGACATCGCCCGTATTCAAACCATCGCCCGCGAAAAACGGGCCGAAGCACAAAAAGCGTAAGGAAGCCGGATATGCCAAAGCGCGTATTGCAGGGCACTGTGGTCAGTGACAAGAACGAGAAGACGGTCGTGGTCAAGGTAGAGCGCCGCTTTACCCACCCGCTGTTCAAAAAGACCGTCCGCCGCTCCAAGAACTACAAGGCCCATGACGAAGCCAATTCCCACAAGGTTGGCGACACGGTGTTCATCGAGGAGTGCGCACCGGTTTCGAAAGACAAGCGCTGGACCATCGTCCAGTCGCAAAGCTGAATGCGGCCGGGAAACCGGCCTGGTAGAAATGCGCGGCGGTTTTCCGCCACATCTGACAGAAGGTAGCCAGTCATGATTCAGATGCAAACAAACCTCGACATCGCCGATAACTCCGGCGCCCGTCGTGTTATGTGCATCAAGGTCCTGGGCGGTTCCAAACGGAAATACGCCTCGGTTGGTGACATCATCGTGGTATCCGTCAAGGAAGCCATCCCGCGTGGCCGTGTAAAGAAGGGCGACGTCATGAAGGCCGTCGTTGTTCGCACGGCCAAGGACATCCGCCGCGCCGACGGCAGCGTCATCCGTTTCGACGGTAACGCCGCCGTGCTCGTCGATAACAAAAAAGAGCCAGTGGGCACCCGTATCTTCGGACCGGTTCCGCGCGAATTGCGCGCCAAGAACCACATGAAGATCATCTCCCTGGCCCCAGAAGTACTCTAAGGAGCGTTCCCATGCAGAAGATCCGCAAAGGTGACCAGGTGGTCGTCCTTGCCGGCAAGGACAAGGGCCGCACCGGCGAAGTAGTGCAGATGATGCCGAAAGAGGGCAGGGCGCTTGTACGGGGTGTGAACATGGTTCGCCGCCACCAGCGCCAGACTGCTTCCGCCGAGGCCGGCATTGTGACCAAGGAAGCGCCGATCCAGGTATCCAACCTGGCGCTTGCCGATCCCAAGGACGGCAAGGCGACCCGTGTCGGCTTCAAGACAACGGACGATGGCCGCAAGGTTCGCGTCGCCAAGCGTTCGGGAGAAGTGATCGATGGCTGACACCCAATACACCCCGCGCATGCGCAAGCTTTATGACGACGTGGTTCGTCAGAAGATTCTCGAGCAGTTCGGCTACGCCAATCCCATGGAAGTGCCGCGTATCGAGAAAGTCGTGCTCAACATGGGTATCGGCGAATCGACCGCCGATTCCAAGAAAGCCCAGAAAGCGGCAGACGACCTCTCGCTGATCGCCGGCCAGAAGGCCGTCGTGACCCGCGCCCGCAAGTCGATCGCCGGCTTCAAGGTGCGTGAAGCAATGCCCCTTGGCGCCAAGGTCACCTTGCGCAAGGCACACATGTACGAATTCCTTGATCGTATGATCAACATCGCGCTGCCCCGCGTGCGCGACTTCCGCGGCCTGAACCCGAAAAGTTTCGACGGCCGCGGCAACTTCGCAATGGGCATCAAGGAGCACATCGTGTTTCCGGAAATCGACTACGACAAGGTAGACGAAATCTGGGGCATGGACGTCATCGTTTGTACGACGGCGAAAACGGATGATGAAGCCCGCGCCCTGCTGCGCGAGTTCAACTTCCCGTTCCGTCAGTAACGGCAAGCGAAAGGAAGGAACAACATGGCTAAGGTTAGCGCCGTAGAAAAGAACAAGCGCCGCCGCAGGACTGTGGCAAACCACGCTGAAAAGCGTGCTGCGCTGAAGAAGATTATCATGGACAAGTCAACGCCGATGGAAGAACGCTTCCGCGCGCAGTTGAAGCTTGCCCAGATGCCGCGTGACGGCTCCAAGACCCGCATCCGCAACCGCTGCGAAGTCTCCGGCCGGCCGCGCGCATACTACCGCAAACTGAAAATGTCGCGCATCGCGCTTCGCGAACTGGGCAATGTCGGCAAGGTGCCCGGCATCGTCAAGTCGAGCTGGTAAGGAGGCAAGCACATGTCCATGACCGATCCTCTCGGCGATATGCTGACCCGCATCCGCAACGGCCTGATGCGCGGAAAGAACAAGATCAGCACGCCGAACTCCAAGCTGCGTGCCCGCGTGCTTGATGTGCTGCAGTCCGAAGGCTATATCCGCGGCTACAGCCAGACCGATTTCGACAACGGCAAGTCCGAACTCGAGATCGAACTGAAGTATTTTGAAGGCGCGCCTGTGATCCGCGAGATCGCCCGCGTCTCCAAGCCTGGCCGCCGCGTCTACGCGTCGGTAAAGAACATCCCCAGCGTCGCCAATGGTCTTGGCATCGCGATCCTGTCGACGCCGAAAGGTGTGATGGCCGATCACGAGGCCCGCGAACAGAATGTCGGCGGTGAAGTGCTCTGCCAGATCTTCTGATCGGGCAGGCGAACCCAGTTAACGCAACCGGACAGGTGAACAAATGTCTCGGATAGGAAAAAGACCGGTAGCAGTTCCCGACGGCGTGACCGCTTCCGTCGACGGGCAGACCGTGACTGCAAAAGGGCCCAAGGGCGAACTGAATTTTGTCGTCAACGAGGAAGTTATCGTCAAGATGGACGATGATGGAATCAAGGTCGACCCGCGGGACCAGTCGAAAGACGCGCGCTCCAAATGGGGCATGTCACGCACCCAGATCGAAAACATCATGACCGGTGTTTCCGAAGGGTTCAGCAAGTCGCTGGAAATCAACGGCGTGGGCTATCGTGCGGCCATGCAGGGCAAGAACCTGCAGCTCTCGCTCGGTTTTTCCCATGAAGTGATCTACGAAGTGCCCGAGGGCATCACCGTTGCCACCCCCAAGCCGACGGAAATCACGGTCACCGGCATCGACAAGCAGAAAGTCGGCCAGGTGGCGGCGGAAATCCGCAAATATCGCGGCCCTGAGCCTTACAAGGGCAAGGGCGTCAAATACGCCGACGAAACGATCTTCCGCAAGGAAGGCAAGAAGAAGTAAGCGAGACGGACATGGCTTCCAATCATTCAAGCACCAAACGGCGCGCTACCCGCGTCCGCCGCCAGCTCCGCAAGGTGGCCGGCGACCGTCCGCGCCTGAGCATTCATCGCTCCTCCAAAAACATCTATGCCCAGGTTATCGACGATACCAAGGGCGTGACGGTGGCCGCAGCCTCCACTTTGGAAAAGGATCTGCGCGGCGATCTGAAAACCGGCGCCGATTCAGCTGCTGCGGCAGCTGTTGGCAAGCTGGTTGCAGAGCGCGCCGTGAAGGCAGGCGTCAAGGAAGTGGTCTTCGACCGTGGCGCCTTCATCTATCATGGCCGCGTCAAGGCGCTGGCCGATGCTGCCCGCGAGGGCGGTCTGAACTTCTGATTTCACATGCCGCCCGGCAGGTCGCGCTTTGCATGAAGCAGCGAAACCACCAGGCGGAAAACACGCGTGCTTCCGGAAAAGAACAAGGACAGGATCATGGCACAGGACAGAAAACCCCGCGGCAATCGCTCCCGCGATGACCGTGACGAGCGCGACAGCGAATTCGTCGACAAGCTCGTTGGCATCAACCGCGTTGCCAAAGTGGTCAAGGGCGGACGCCGTTTCGGCTTTGCAGCCCTGGTGGTCGTTGGCGACCAGAAAGGCCGCGTCGGCTTTGGCAATGGCAAGGCACGCGAAGTGCCCGAGGCGATCCGCAAGGCAACCGAATCTGCCAAACGCGACATGATCTTCGTTCCATTGCGTTCGGGCCGTACCCTGCACCACGATGTTGACGGGCGCTGGGGCGCGGGCAAGGTGCATCTGCGCGCTGCCGAACCTGGTACCGGCATCATTGCAGGCGGCCCGATGCGTGCCGTTTTCGAAACCCTGGGCGTTCAGGACGTGGTCGCCAAGTCGATCGGTTCCTCCAACCCCTACAACATGGTGCGTGCCACCTTCGATGCGCTGAAAAAGCAGATGCATCCCAAGGACATCGCCGCCCAGCGCGGACTGAAATACTCGACCCTGCAGGCCCGCCGCCGTGATCTGATCGGCAGCGAGGAATAAGCAGGCGTCAACCGGTTACAAGGAGCCAAATCATGGCTGACAAGAAAAAGACCATTACGGTTGAGCAGATCGGCAGCCCGCTGCGCCGTCCTGACATTCAGCGCCGCACGCTGATCGGTCTCGGTCTCAACAAGATGAACCGCCGCCGCACGCTGGAAGATACTCCTGCCGTGCGTGGCATGATCAACAAGATCCCGCACCTCGTGCGCATCGTCGAAGAAGCCTGAGCCGGGGAGTTACGATTATGAAACTGAATGATATCAAGGACAATGAGGGCGCCAATCCCTCGCGCCGCCGCGTTGGACGCGGCATCGGCTCTTCCAAGGGCAAGACCGGCGGGCGTGGCGTCAAGGGTCAGAAATCCCGTTCGGGCGTTGCCATCAACGGCTTCGAAGGCGGGCAGATGCCAATCTACCGCCGCCTGCCAAAGCGCGGCTTCTCCAACGCAATGTTCGGCAAGGATTACAACGAAGTTTCGCTTGGCCGCATTCAGGCAGCGATTGATGCCGGCAAACTCGATGCCAAGGCCACCGTGGACGCCGAGGCACTGGTAAAGGCCGGTGTGATCCGCCGCGTGCGCGACGGTGTTCGCATCCTTTCCGACGGCGACATCAAGGCCAAGGTCAGCGTTTCCGTTGCCGGTGCCTCAAGGGCCGCCATCGCCAAGCTCGAAAAAGCCGGCGGCAAGTTCGAGATTTCCGGTGATGCCGGTGATGTTCCCTTTGTCGACGATGTCGTGCTGATCGACGGCATCGGCACCAAGACGGCAAGGGCTCTGCGTGCTGCAGGCGTTTCCAGGCTCAGCGAGCTCGTCAAGATGGACGATGGGGAACTGGCAAAGGCATGCAAGGAAGCAGGCGCCGGTTCGTCCTGGAAATCCCAGGAATGGAAGGTCCAGGCCCAGGAAATGATCGACGGCAAACCGCCGCGTGCCCAGGTTGACCGGGACTTGGCCCGCAAAATGGGCGAAAAATCCGGTAAATAACAACCGGGAATGAAGATCGAGCCCGGGAAATTCCCGGGCTTTTTTATTGTTTCGGCCTTGCGGTCCTCGCACATTGTTGAACCAAAGTCTGGCTAAAATTGCAGACGGATCGGCAATGAGCGGTTGAAAAACGCCCCCGCGAAGGTCCATATAGGCGTTGAATTTGCGGGCCTTGGATAATCAGCCCGAAACCGCGGAGAATTCCATGGCATCAGCTGCCGAACAACTTGCCGCCAATCTCAATTTTTCCAGTTTTTCCAAGGCAACCGAGCTTAAAAAGCGGCTGTGGTTCACCCTTGGCGCGCTGATCGTTTACCGGCTCGGAACCTATATTCCCCTGCCGGGCATCAACCCGGAAGCCTATGCCCAGGCCTTCAACAGCCAGAGCCAGGGCGTGCTTGGCCTGTTCAACATGTTTGCCGGCGGCGCCGTGGAGCGCCTGGCCATTCTGGCCCTCGGCATCATGCCCTATATTTCCGCCTCCATCATCATGCAGTTGATGACGTCCATCGTTCCCTCGCTGGAAGCGTTGAAAAAGGAAGGCGAACAGGGCCGCAAGATCATCAACCAGTACACCCGCTACGGCACGGTCATTCTCGCCACCATGCAGGCCTATGGCATCGCCATTGGCCTTGAAGGCGGGCAGGGGATCGTCACCGATCCGGGCTGGTTCTTCCGCATCACTGCGGTGCTGTCGCTGGTTGGCGGCACCATGTTCCTGATGTGGCTTGGTGAACAGATGACCGCCCGCGGGGTGGGCAACGGCATTTCGCTGATCATTTTTGCCGGCATCGTCGCTGCCATGCCTGGCGCCGTGGCGCAATTGCTCGAACAGGGCCGTCAGGGCATTATCGAAACGCCTATCATCCTGCTGATCCTTGCCGCCATGATCGTGCTGATCGGCGTGATCGTGTTCGTTGAGCGCGCCCAGCGCCGCCTGCTGATCCAGTACCCCAAGCGCCAGATCGGCATGAAGATGTTCCAGGGGGACACCTCCCACCTGCCGCTCAAGCTGAACACCGCCGGGGTTATTCCGCCGATCTTTGCCTCTTCGCTGCTCCTGCTGCCGCTGACGGTTGCAAGCTTTGCCAACAATGAAAGCCTGCCTGGCTGGCTTTCGGTGATTGCCGCCAATCTGGGACGCGGCCAGCCGGTCTATCTGTTGCTTTATGCCGCCCTGATCGTCTTCTTCGCCTTTTTCTATACGGCAATCGTCTTCAATCCCAAGGACACCGCCGACAATCTGAAAAAGCAGGGCGGCTTTATTCCGGGTATCCGTCCTGGCGAGCGCACCGCCGAATACATCGAATACGTGCTGACCCGCGTTACTGCTGTCGGTGCGGTCTATCTGGTGATCGTCTGTCTTATTCCGGAAGTTTTCCTGAGCAATATCGGCATCTCCGCCTTCCTGGGCGGCACGTCGATGCTGATCATGGTATCGGTGCCCATGGACACGATCCAGCAGATCCAGGGCCATCTGCTGGCCCACCAGTATGAAGGCCTGGTCAAGAAGTCTCAGCTTCGCGGCGGCAAAAACCGTGGTGGACAGAGATCGGGTCAAAAATCCGGCCACAGATCGGGGAGGAACAGACGTTGATGAGACTGATACTGCTTGGACCGCCGGGAGCGGGGAAGGGAACACAGGCCAAGTTTCTGGTCGACGCCTATGGCATTCCGCAGCTTTCGACCGGCGACATGCTGCGCGAGGCAGTTGCTGCCGGCAGCGATGTCGGCAAACAGGCAAAAGCCATCATGGAGGCCGGCAAGCTGGTTTCCGACGATATCATGAATGCAATCATTTCCGAGCGCATCAGCCAGCCAGACTGCAGGAAGGGGTTCATCCTCGACGGCTTCCCCCGTACCCTGGAACAGGCAGACGCGCTGTACCACATGCTCGAAGGCAAGGGCATGGAGATCGACACGGTCATCGCCCTGGAAGTGGACGACGATGCGCTGGTCGAGCGTATTTCAGGCCGGTTTACCTGCGGCAATTGCGGGGAAGGCTACCACGACAAATTCAAACAGCCGGCAAAGGAAGGCGTTTGCGACCGTTGCGGCGAAAGTGACTTCAAGCGCCGCAAGGACGACAATCCCGAAACGCTGCGCACCAGGCTGTTTGCCTATTACAAGGATACCGCCCCGCTGATCGGCTACTATCATGCCTACCGCAAGCTCAGGACCGTCGACGGCATGGCCGATATCGGCGATGTGACCAAGGCGATTCGGGCCGTTCTGGAGGCCTGAAGCCACCCTCAAAGCCCCCAAAAGCCCCCCCAAAAAGCCCCCTGTGACAGCCAGCGCCCCCGCAATAAAGCAGTTTTCGTGCCAATTGCTGGTCACATACCCGACAATGCGCTTGACAACACCCGGTCCCGCTACTAAATCGGGGCCACAATCTGAAAAGATACAGATCGGAACCGGAAAAATGGCCGGAACCGGTCTTTTGTTTTGAAAACAGCTTTCAAGACTTGTTAAACGCCTGCAAGGGCCGGCCTCCACCGGACGCGGGTAATGCAATCGGGGCGGGATCTGCCTGCCCGAACACATGGAGTGAAAAAATGGCCCGTATCGCCGGTGTCAACCTGCCGACCGCCAAGCGCGCAATCATCGCCCTTCAATACATTCATGGAATTGGCCCCAAGGGGGCTGCCCGTATCATCGAACAGGCCGGTATCGAGCCTGCCCGCCGGGTCAATGAACTCAACGATTCGGAAGTCGTGCGCATCCGTGAAATCATCGATGCCGAATTTACCGTTGAGGGCGATCTGCGCCGCGAAACGTCGATGAACATCAAACGCCTGATGGACCTTGGCTGCTATCGTGGCCTGCGCCATCGCCGCGGGCTTCCCGTTCGCGGTCAGCGCACCCACACCAATGCCCGCACCCGCAAGGGACCGGCAAAGGCGATTGCAGGCAAGAAGAAGTAACGCCCTGCAGGCGTTCCGGCCGGGGCGCTGCAGGAAAACAATCGGGTGTCTGCCGGTTGCATGGGCAGATACCTGGTGGAGCCGCTGGCATTACGGCGGTGTTGAGATCAAAGCAAGGAAACGTAAATGGCCAAGGAAGCAGGACGCGTCAAACGGCGTGAACGCAAGAATATCTCATCGGGCGTTGCCCATGTGAATTCCACCTTCAACAATACCATGATCACCATTACCGATGCCCAAGGCAATACAATCTCTTGGTCATCCGCCGGCATGCAGGGGTTCAAGGGCTCGCGCAAGTCCACCCCCTATGCCGCCCAGGTCGCTGCAGAGGATGCCGCCAAGAAAGCCATGGAACACGGCATGAAGACCCTTGAGGTCGAGGTGCGCGGTCCGGGCTCTGGCCGTGAATCGGCGCTGCGTGCACTGCAGGCCGCCGGCTTCTACATCACCTCCATTCGTGATGTGACCGCCATTCCGCATAACGGTGTACGACCGCGCAAGAAGCGCCGGGTCTGACGCCAGTCTGCAAGTCGCCTGCAACCATTCCGCATTGCAGGTCTGCCTTTGGAAAATGCCACGAGTGGATGGTGGCAGCCAACCATAGGAAACATGTCCCATGATCCAGAAGAACTGGTCCGAACTCATCAAGCCCAACAAACTTGATATCGTGTCGTCCAGCCCAACCAAGGCCGTTGTTGTTGCCGAACCGCTGGAACGCGGCTACGGCCTGACCCTTGGCAATGCGCTGCGCCGGGTGCTGCTGTCCTCGCTTCAGGGCGCAGCCGTCACCGCCGTGCAGATCGACGGCGTTCTGCATGAATTCTCCTCCATTGCCGGTGTCCGCGAAGACGTCACCGACATGGTGCTCAACATCAAGGAAATCGCCATCCGCATGGAAGGCGATGGCCCCAAGCGCATGGTCGTGCGCAAGGAAGGCCCGGGCGTTGTAACCGCTGGCGATATCCAGACCGTGGGCGATGTTGAAATCCTCAATCCTGATCTGGTCATCTGCACCCTCGACGAGGGCACGGAAATCCGCATGGAACTGACGGTCGACACCGGCAAGGGCTATGTGCCTGCAGACCGCAACCGCGCCGAGGATGCGCCGATCGGCCTGATCCCCGTCGACAGCCTTTATTCACCGGTACGCAAGGTCTCCTACAAGATCGACGCCACCCGTGAAGGCCAGGTGCTCGACTATGACAAGCTGACCTTGACCATCGAAACCAATGGCGCTGTCACGCCGGAAGATGCGGTTGCCTATGCAGCCCGTATCATCCAGGACCAGCTTTCCATCTTCGTCAACTTCGACGAGCCGGTGAAAGAGGAAGTCCAGGAAGAAGTCCAGGAACTGGCCTTCAACCCTGCGCTGCTGAAAAAGGTCGACGAGCTGGAACTTTCCGTACGCTCGGCGAACTGCCTGAAAAACGACAACATCGTCTATATCGGCGATCTCATTCAAAAGACCGAGTCCGAAATGCTTCGCACGCCGAACTTCGGCCGCAAGTCGCTGAACGAGATCAAGGAAGTGCTCGCAGGCATGGGCCTGCATCTGGGCATGGAAGTGCCGGCATGGCCGCCGGAAAACATCGAGGACCTCGCAAAGCGTTACGAGGACCAGTACTAACCGGCAAAGCCGGACGCCCGCAATGGCGATGCGATCCGGGGGGCCGAAATGAAACTTCTTCGTTCGCGATTGTGCGGGCGAAGAGCGAGCCGGCCGGTGGGCCGCCCCCGCGCAGGCAGGAAGCGTAGCTTCCTCGCCGTGAGCGAAAATCACAGTTGCTGCGATCTCAAGTCCTAGGCGCAGCACATTCCGCTGAAGGAGAAGGCAAATGAGACACGGAAAAGCCCATCGCAAACTCAATCGGACGGCGAGCCACCGCAAGGCGATGTTCGCCAATATGGCCGCATCCCTGATCGAGCACGAGCAGATCGTCACCACGCTGCCGAAAGCCAAGGAAATGCGCTCGATCATCGACAAGCTGATCACGCTGGGAAAACGCGGCGATCTGCATGCCCGCCGCCAGGCCATTGCCAAGGTTCGCGATGTGGAACAGGTCAGGAAGCTGTTTGACGTACTGGGTCCGCGCTATGCTGAACGCAATGGCGGATACAGCCGCGTGCTGAAGGCCGGTTTCCGCTACGGTGACAATGCGCCGATGGCGGTCATCGAGCTGGTCGACCGCGATCCCGATGCCAAGGGTGCAAAGGACCGTGCCCGTCTTGAGGCAATGGAAACCGAGATGGAAACCGCCGAGGGCGCGGAAGCCTGATCACCGGCGGATCGACAGCATTGCAAACAAGGCCGGGCTTGCCAGAGCCCGGCTTTTTTGTGGCTGCTCCCGCGCCGGCCGGAACGAAACTTCTTGACCTTCCCGTAGCTGTAAGCTGCATGCTTGGCCCTCATCACCAAGGAGGGTTTGAACGATGATGCAGGGTTACGGCGACGGCATGATGTTCGGTATGGGCTTCGGCATGCTCTTTTTCCTGTTGGTGATTTTGGCGATCGGGTTCGGCCTTGGCTATATGGCCGGCCGCAACCGCTGACGGTTTCACCAGGTGACAGCGCGCGATTGCATCACGAGCGCTAGAGCGTGTCCGGCTTAAATGGAATCGTTTGAGCGCCGGGAGTTTGGTCTTCGGCAAGGAGGAAAATGCGACGCAGTGCAGGCACTGTCAGTATTCTCCGGCGCTGCCCGAAGGGCAGGGAACCAGGTTCAAACGATTGCAGAAAACCCGATACATTCATGATGTTAAGTGCCCGGCTGTGGTGTCGTTTGCGTTCTGTCTTCGTCGAAATCCTCGCGAGGTGGCAAGGCACCGCGCTGCGGTATTCTCCTTGCCGGAAACGAAAAATCCATCCATGCAAACTGCTTCCATTTAAACCGGACACGCTCTAAGCTGCAATTCAGCCCGCGCCAGCCATCGGGGCCTCTGCTCCGTTGGCTTTTTGACGGTATGGCTGCCTGCGCGCGGTTTACTTGCCATGTTTGCGTCCCTATTTTCATGGCAGGATTCCCGCTTTCCGCAGAAGGATTTCTCCATGAAACGCTGGCCAATTGCCGTCCTGGCCCTGATCGGCCTTGTTTTCGTCATGCCCCTGGCAACCCCGCCTGCGCGCGCCCAGAATGCCCTTGAAGATGTCTTCAAGAAGACGCTTGACGACCTGCTCGGCGGCACCACCAAAGGTGGCGATGGCAAGAGCCGGGCGGAGCAGGTCCCCGCCTCCAGGGCGCAAATCGATCTGACTTTTGCACCGCTGGTGCGTGAGGCGGCGCCGTCCGTGGTCAACGTCTTTACCGCAAAACTGGTGCAGGCGCGCCGTTCCCCGTTTGAAGGCGATCCCTTCTTTGAGCGGTTCTTTGGCCGCAACAGTCCGTTCGGCGCACCGCGCCAGCGCCGCAAGATGCAGAACTCCCTCGGCTCCGGCGTGATCATTTCCGAAGACGGTTTCGTGCTGACCAACAACCACGTCATAACCGATGCCGACGAAGTCAAGGTCGTGCTCAATGACGGCTCGGAATACGAGGCGGAGATCATGCTGAAGGACGAAAAGTC from Salaquimonas pukyongi harbors:
- the rpmD gene encoding 50S ribosomal protein L30, encoding MADKKKTITVEQIGSPLRRPDIQRRTLIGLGLNKMNRRRTLEDTPAVRGMINKIPHLVRIVEEA
- the rpmC gene encoding 50S ribosomal protein L29, which gives rise to MKASDVRVMTEDQLKDELLKLKKEQFNLRFQQATGQLDNTVRQRQVRRDIARIQTIAREKRAEAQKA
- the secY gene encoding preprotein translocase subunit SecY encodes the protein MASAAEQLAANLNFSSFSKATELKKRLWFTLGALIVYRLGTYIPLPGINPEAYAQAFNSQSQGVLGLFNMFAGGAVERLAILALGIMPYISASIIMQLMTSIVPSLEALKKEGEQGRKIINQYTRYGTVILATMQAYGIAIGLEGGQGIVTDPGWFFRITAVLSLVGGTMFLMWLGEQMTARGVGNGISLIIFAGIVAAMPGAVAQLLEQGRQGIIETPIILLILAAMIVLIGVIVFVERAQRRLLIQYPKRQIGMKMFQGDTSHLPLKLNTAGVIPPIFASSLLLLPLTVASFANNESLPGWLSVIAANLGRGQPVYLLLYAALIVFFAFFYTAIVFNPKDTADNLKKQGGFIPGIRPGERTAEYIEYVLTRVTAVGAVYLVIVCLIPEVFLSNIGISAFLGGTSMLIMVSVPMDTIQQIQGHLLAHQYEGLVKKSQLRGGKNRGGQRSGQKSGHRSGRNRR
- the rplQ gene encoding 50S ribosomal protein L17, encoding MRHGKAHRKLNRTASHRKAMFANMAASLIEHEQIVTTLPKAKEMRSIIDKLITLGKRGDLHARRQAIAKVRDVEQVRKLFDVLGPRYAERNGGYSRVLKAGFRYGDNAPMAVIELVDRDPDAKGAKDRARLEAMETEMETAEGAEA
- the rplX gene encoding 50S ribosomal protein L24 produces the protein MQKIRKGDQVVVLAGKDKGRTGEVVQMMPKEGRALVRGVNMVRRHQRQTASAEAGIVTKEAPIQVSNLALADPKDGKATRVGFKTTDDGRKVRVAKRSGEVIDG
- the rpsK gene encoding 30S ribosomal protein S11, translating into MAKEAGRVKRRERKNISSGVAHVNSTFNNTMITITDAQGNTISWSSAGMQGFKGSRKSTPYAAQVAAEDAAKKAMEHGMKTLEVEVRGPGSGRESALRALQAAGFYITSIRDVTAIPHNGVRPRKKRRV
- the rplE gene encoding 50S ribosomal protein L5 produces the protein MADTQYTPRMRKLYDDVVRQKILEQFGYANPMEVPRIEKVVLNMGIGESTADSKKAQKAADDLSLIAGQKAVVTRARKSIAGFKVREAMPLGAKVTLRKAHMYEFLDRMINIALPRVRDFRGLNPKSFDGRGNFAMGIKEHIVFPEIDYDKVDEIWGMDVIVCTTAKTDDEARALLREFNFPFRQ
- the rplN gene encoding 50S ribosomal protein L14; its protein translation is MIQMQTNLDIADNSGARRVMCIKVLGGSKRKYASVGDIIVVSVKEAIPRGRVKKGDVMKAVVVRTAKDIRRADGSVIRFDGNAAVLVDNKKEPVGTRIFGPVPRELRAKNHMKIISLAPEVL
- the rpsH gene encoding 30S ribosomal protein S8; amino-acid sequence: MSMTDPLGDMLTRIRNGLMRGKNKISTPNSKLRARVLDVLQSEGYIRGYSQTDFDNGKSELEIELKYFEGAPVIREIARVSKPGRRVYASVKNIPSVANGLGIAILSTPKGVMADHEAREQNVGGEVLCQIF
- the rpsE gene encoding 30S ribosomal protein S5 — translated: MAQDRKPRGNRSRDDRDERDSEFVDKLVGINRVAKVVKGGRRFGFAALVVVGDQKGRVGFGNGKAREVPEAIRKATESAKRDMIFVPLRSGRTLHHDVDGRWGAGKVHLRAAEPGTGIIAGGPMRAVFETLGVQDVVAKSIGSSNPYNMVRATFDALKKQMHPKDIAAQRGLKYSTLQARRRDLIGSEE
- the rplF gene encoding 50S ribosomal protein L6, yielding MSRIGKRPVAVPDGVTASVDGQTVTAKGPKGELNFVVNEEVIVKMDDDGIKVDPRDQSKDARSKWGMSRTQIENIMTGVSEGFSKSLEINGVGYRAAMQGKNLQLSLGFSHEVIYEVPEGITVATPKPTEITVTGIDKQKVGQVAAEIRKYRGPEPYKGKGVKYADETIFRKEGKKK
- the rpsQ gene encoding 30S ribosomal protein S17; translation: MPKRVLQGTVVSDKNEKTVVVKVERRFTHPLFKKTVRRSKNYKAHDEANSHKVGDTVFIEECAPVSKDKRWTIVQSQS
- a CDS encoding adenylate kinase; the encoded protein is MRLILLGPPGAGKGTQAKFLVDAYGIPQLSTGDMLREAVAAGSDVGKQAKAIMEAGKLVSDDIMNAIISERISQPDCRKGFILDGFPRTLEQADALYHMLEGKGMEIDTVIALEVDDDALVERISGRFTCGNCGEGYHDKFKQPAKEGVCDRCGESDFKRRKDDNPETLRTRLFAYYKDTAPLIGYYHAYRKLRTVDGMADIGDVTKAIRAVLEA
- the rpsM gene encoding 30S ribosomal protein S13, with translation MARIAGVNLPTAKRAIIALQYIHGIGPKGAARIIEQAGIEPARRVNELNDSEVVRIREIIDAEFTVEGDLRRETSMNIKRLMDLGCYRGLRHRRGLPVRGQRTHTNARTRKGPAKAIAGKKK
- the rpsN gene encoding 30S ribosomal protein S14, which produces MAKVSAVEKNKRRRRTVANHAEKRAALKKIIMDKSTPMEERFRAQLKLAQMPRDGSKTRIRNRCEVSGRPRAYYRKLKMSRIALRELGNVGKVPGIVKSSW
- a CDS encoding DNA-directed RNA polymerase subunit alpha, with amino-acid sequence MIQKNWSELIKPNKLDIVSSSPTKAVVVAEPLERGYGLTLGNALRRVLLSSLQGAAVTAVQIDGVLHEFSSIAGVREDVTDMVLNIKEIAIRMEGDGPKRMVVRKEGPGVVTAGDIQTVGDVEILNPDLVICTLDEGTEIRMELTVDTGKGYVPADRNRAEDAPIGLIPVDSLYSPVRKVSYKIDATREGQVLDYDKLTLTIETNGAVTPEDAVAYAARIIQDQLSIFVNFDEPVKEEVQEEVQELAFNPALLKKVDELELSVRSANCLKNDNIVYIGDLIQKTESEMLRTPNFGRKSLNEIKEVLAGMGLHLGMEVPAWPPENIEDLAKRYEDQY
- the rplR gene encoding 50S ribosomal protein L18: MASNHSSTKRRATRVRRQLRKVAGDRPRLSIHRSSKNIYAQVIDDTKGVTVAAASTLEKDLRGDLKTGADSAAAAAVGKLVAERAVKAGVKEVVFDRGAFIYHGRVKALADAAREGGLNF